In Rubrobacter radiotolerans DSM 5868, a genomic segment contains:
- a CDS encoding glycosyltransferase family 2 protein, translating to MLNANGPTPGYTRRQKLLDALVPDRLWRRLMRSSVRHLHGPERLASRPDELVVVCLVRDGEPYIEQFVEHYLNDLGARHIVFLDNGSADGTVELASRYKKDGVTVLLSKLPYREYSLLMKQYLIGTYGRGVWTLCVDVDELFDYPYSEAVGLGAFLGYLNVRGYTAVAAQMLDMFAEGPISASSGGSFLKEAHHFYDLREIREQEYGAVWRADNVLSNERIKILRGGIRKTLFGADAVLTKHPLVFPDGGVEPMVNSSHRVRGARIADLSGVLYHYKFVSGFPERVRRAVREENYSNLSKRYKQYLEVLQRNPDLTARGAGSRELSSTDDLLDAGFLVASESYREFARTPGEDAPPERPQPPAPRKEPEKRRATQGGETE from the coding sequence GTGCTCAACGCGAACGGTCCGACCCCGGGATATACCCGCCGCCAGAAGCTCCTCGACGCGCTCGTCCCGGACCGCCTCTGGCGGCGCCTCATGCGCTCAAGCGTCCGCCACCTGCACGGGCCGGAGCGCCTGGCCTCCCGCCCCGACGAACTCGTCGTTGTCTGCCTCGTGCGAGACGGAGAACCCTACATCGAGCAGTTCGTAGAGCACTACCTGAACGACCTCGGCGCAAGACACATCGTCTTTTTGGACAACGGCTCTGCCGACGGCACCGTGGAGCTTGCAAGCCGGTATAAAAAGGACGGCGTAACCGTCCTTCTCTCAAAGCTCCCCTACCGGGAGTACTCGCTGCTTATGAAGCAGTACCTGATCGGGACCTACGGCCGGGGGGTCTGGACGCTGTGCGTGGATGTGGACGAGCTGTTTGACTACCCGTACTCGGAAGCGGTGGGGCTCGGGGCGTTTCTCGGGTATCTGAACGTGCGCGGCTACACCGCCGTCGCCGCGCAGATGCTCGACATGTTCGCGGAGGGGCCGATCTCGGCCTCAAGCGGCGGCTCGTTCCTAAAGGAAGCCCATCACTTCTACGACCTTCGGGAGATCCGGGAGCAGGAATACGGCGCGGTCTGGCGAGCGGACAACGTCCTTTCGAACGAGCGGATAAAGATCCTGCGCGGCGGAATACGCAAGACCCTTTTCGGAGCCGACGCGGTCCTGACAAAGCACCCGCTCGTCTTTCCCGACGGCGGCGTCGAGCCGATGGTCAACTCCTCGCACCGCGTCCGGGGCGCGCGCATTGCGGACCTCTCGGGCGTGCTCTACCACTACAAGTTCGTGAGCGGCTTCCCGGAACGCGTGCGGCGCGCGGTGCGCGAGGAGAACTACTCGAACCTCTCCAAGCGCTACAAGCAGTACCTGGAGGTCCTTCAGCGCAACCCGGACCTCACGGCGCGAGGCGCAGGCTCGCGCGAGCTTAGCAGCACGGACGACCTTCTGGACGCCGGGTTCCTTGTCGCCTCGGAGTCCTACCGGGAGTTCGCGCGCACGCCTGGGGAGGACGCGCCGCCGGAGAGGCCGCAACCACCCGCTCCCCGGAAGGAGCCGGAGAAGAGAAGAGCTACGCAAGGAGGAGAGACAGAGTGA
- a CDS encoding sulfotransferase produces the protein MTAPGRVPTGRLAMGPKRPQETRFERYLFKPARKRILRSEVKLLHGPEQVTYRPDELVVVCLVRDGEPYIEQFVEHYLNDLEARHIVFLDNGSSDGTVELASRYAKDGVTVLLSKLPYREYKYLFKQYLHERFGRERWTLYVDADELFDYPYSEAVGLGAFLGYLNRKGYTAVAAQMLDMFPERPLISASVAGTVSLKEEHRFYDISQLWRSSIKNNTHLSGNHVEDHAVIETISGGIRSLLFDVAPKLTKFPLIFSDGRVTPSNNSSHRVDGARIADLSCVLYHYKFLQSFRDHARRAVKEGNYFADSFQYKKYLEVLEKSPELHIKRETSRELDGSDELIERGFLFVSEDYATLADTEERRLLNEGPQTETPEEIREALLRARQRERRQGQEIGELSRRLEEREREIGRLTRQLRRSERRLRNRENRGGGEAGDPAREVRELKRQLHEIRTSRSWRLITKLQGIKTRTLGPKGKGGPESEGPSKPLAQVVAEQREKSEPRSSERFSEELRPLFVGGCQRSGTTAFIDYLNEHEEILVCHERYKRLRRDRIAPDLFTFERILDYRPRETNKPQNIDLYVKRHADIIARKDPARLRWIGDKNPGFINTMDLLLKNNPGARFIMLYRPVEEVAESWADRAKNPDDPWLGGKDGFSLGVEAWNEAMRSLRTFVEGSDLPRVLVVSYHDFFVRNERCIPLISRFLGVEIDDEVRSSWADASLKFQSDRRAKDPLTPEQELFIREHADREAEAWVLDRIERQWSEPSLYVREGTESLLRALDENEALAWRTARRARELEEELSRERRRRAKPKDNAKKRASLSGKIARIRRIVNSRLSGKG, from the coding sequence GTGACAGCCCCGGGCAGGGTGCCCACCGGCAGGCTCGCGATGGGGCCCAAAAGACCCCAGGAGACCCGCTTCGAACGGTATCTCTTTAAGCCGGCGAGAAAGCGAATCCTCCGCTCCGAGGTAAAGCTTCTCCACGGACCAGAACAGGTCACCTATCGCCCCGACGAACTCGTCGTCGTCTGCCTCGTGCGAGACGGAGAACCCTACATCGAGCAGTTCGTAGAGCACTACCTGAACGACCTCGAAGCCAGGCACATCGTCTTTTTGGACAACGGCTCTTCAGACGGCACCGTGGAGCTTGCAAGCCGGTATGCAAAGGACGGCGTAACCGTCCTTCTCTCAAAGCTCCCCTACCGGGAGTACAAGTACCTCTTCAAGCAGTACTTGCACGAGCGTTTCGGGCGGGAGCGGTGGACGCTCTACGTAGATGCGGACGAGCTGTTTGACTACCCGTACTCGGAAGCGGTGGGGCTCGGGGCGTTTCTCGGGTATCTGAACCGCAAAGGCTACACCGCCGTCGCCGCGCAGATGCTCGACATGTTCCCGGAGCGGCCCCTGATCAGCGCCTCGGTCGCCGGCACCGTCTCCCTGAAGGAGGAGCACCGCTTCTACGACATCTCACAGCTCTGGAGGAGCAGCATAAAGAACAACACCCACCTCTCGGGCAACCACGTCGAGGATCACGCCGTGATAGAGACGATATCCGGGGGCATAAGGAGCCTGCTCTTCGACGTCGCTCCGAAGCTGACGAAGTTCCCCCTGATCTTCTCCGACGGGCGGGTAACGCCCTCGAACAACTCGTCCCACCGGGTGGACGGGGCGCGCATCGCGGACCTCTCGTGCGTGCTCTACCACTACAAGTTCCTCCAGAGCTTCCGCGATCACGCCCGGCGAGCGGTGAAGGAGGGCAACTACTTCGCCGACTCCTTTCAGTACAAAAAGTACCTGGAGGTCCTTGAGAAGAGTCCGGAGCTGCACATAAAGCGGGAGACCTCCCGGGAGCTCGACGGTTCCGACGAGCTGATCGAGAGAGGCTTCCTGTTCGTCTCAGAGGACTACGCTACTCTGGCAGATACCGAGGAGAGGAGGCTCTTGAACGAAGGACCGCAGACGGAGACGCCGGAGGAGATTCGTGAGGCCCTGCTCCGCGCCAGGCAGCGCGAGAGGCGGCAGGGACAGGAGATCGGGGAGCTTTCAAGACGCCTCGAAGAGCGAGAGCGGGAGATCGGAAGGCTGACCCGCCAGCTCCGGCGCTCGGAGCGCCGGCTTCGGAACAGGGAGAACAGGGGCGGCGGGGAGGCCGGGGACCCTGCGCGCGAAGTCCGGGAGTTGAAGCGCCAGTTGCACGAGATCCGGACCTCCCGGAGCTGGCGGCTCATAACAAAGCTACAGGGAATAAAGACCAGGACACTCGGACCAAAAGGAAAGGGTGGCCCGGAGAGTGAAGGTCCGTCGAAGCCCCTGGCGCAAGTAGTGGCGGAGCAGAGAGAGAAGAGCGAGCCAAGGTCCTCAGAGCGGTTCTCCGAGGAGCTCAGGCCGCTCTTCGTCGGCGGGTGTCAGAGAAGCGGCACGACGGCCTTCATCGACTACCTCAACGAGCACGAAGAGATACTGGTGTGCCATGAGAGGTACAAGCGCCTGCGGCGCGATCGGATAGCCCCCGACCTCTTCACCTTCGAGCGGATACTCGACTACAGGCCGCGCGAGACGAACAAGCCGCAGAACATCGACCTTTACGTGAAGCGCCACGCAGACATCATTGCAAGGAAGGACCCGGCCCGGCTGCGCTGGATCGGGGACAAGAACCCGGGCTTTATCAACACGATGGACCTGCTGCTGAAGAACAACCCCGGGGCGCGCTTCATCATGCTCTACCGGCCGGTCGAGGAGGTAGCCGAGTCCTGGGCTGACCGGGCAAAGAATCCCGACGACCCCTGGCTCGGCGGCAAGGACGGCTTCTCGCTGGGCGTAGAGGCCTGGAACGAGGCCATGAGAAGCCTCAGGACGTTTGTCGAGGGGAGCGACCTGCCCAGGGTCCTGGTCGTAAGCTACCATGACTTCTTCGTTAGAAACGAGAGATGTATACCCCTGATCTCTCGCTTTCTCGGCGTCGAGATAGACGACGAAGTCCGCAGTTCGTGGGCCGACGCCTCCCTCAAGTTCCAGAGCGACCGGCGAGCAAAGGACCCGCTGACCCCGGAACAGGAACTGTTTATTCGCGAGCATGCGGACCGCGAAGCGGAGGCTTGGGTGCTGGACCGAATCGAGCGTCAGTGGAGCGAGCCCTCCCTGTACGTCAGGGAAGGCACGGAGAGCTTGCTTCGAGCGCTCGACGAAAACGAGGCTCTGGCCTGGAGAACAGCCCGCCGCGCCCGGGAACTAGAAGAAGAGCTGTCCCGCGAACGACGCAGACGCGCAAAGCCGAAAGACAACGCTAAAAAGCGTGCCAGCCTTTCCGGCAAGATAGCGCGCATCAGGCGAATCGTGAACTCCCGCCTGTCTGGAAAGGGCTGA
- a CDS encoding prepilin peptidase, translated as MGTLDRPRAARLFGRTDGEKRHGTGGLSGEADLTGGLLLALLAGLLGLVVGSFLNVVIHRVPRRESVVWPGSRCPECGTAIPARDNVPLLSYLLLRGRCRSCGASIPARYPLVEALTGALFLLVALRFGAELALLPALVLVASLVALAVTDLEHRLLPNAIVGPAALAGLALSTLARPEWWWVYPLSGLAAGAALFLISALRPGGMGMGDVKLAAMLGCFLGPYAFLAVFLGALLGTATSAGLMATGRADRRTKLPFGTFMAAGAVLVLFLGPALWSAYLGLF; from the coding sequence GTGGGTACGCTGGACCGGCCGCGCGCCGCGCGGCTCTTTGGGCGGACGGACGGGGAGAAGCGGCACGGGACGGGAGGGCTCTCGGGTGAGGCGGACTTGACGGGCGGGCTCCTTCTCGCCCTCCTGGCGGGGCTTCTCGGGCTCGTCGTCGGGAGCTTTCTGAACGTCGTTATCCACCGCGTTCCGCGCCGGGAGTCGGTGGTGTGGCCGGGCTCGCGCTGTCCGGAGTGCGGGACCGCGATCCCGGCCCGCGACAACGTGCCGCTCCTCTCGTATCTGCTGCTCCGGGGACGCTGCCGCTCGTGCGGGGCGTCCATCCCGGCGCGCTACCCGCTCGTAGAGGCGCTCACGGGGGCGCTGTTCCTGCTCGTTGCCCTGCGCTTCGGGGCGGAACTCGCGCTTCTTCCGGCGCTCGTCCTTGTCGCCTCGCTCGTTGCGCTCGCGGTTACGGACCTGGAGCACCGCCTCCTCCCGAACGCCATCGTCGGACCGGCCGCGCTCGCGGGGCTCGCCCTCTCGACCCTCGCCCGGCCGGAGTGGTGGTGGGTGTACCCGCTCTCCGGGCTCGCGGCGGGGGCGGCTCTGTTCCTGATCTCGGCCCTGAGGCCCGGCGGGATGGGGATGGGGGACGTGAAGCTCGCCGCGATGCTCGGCTGCTTTCTAGGGCCCTACGCCTTTCTCGCGGTCTTTCTCGGGGCGCTCCTCGGGACGGCAACGAGCGCAGGGCTCATGGCGACCGGCCGCGCCGACCGCCGGACGAAGCTCCCCTTCGGGACCTTTATGGCCGCCGGGGCCGTCCTGGTCCTCTTTCTCGGACCCGCGCTTTGGAGCGCGTACCTCGGCCTGTTCTAG
- a CDS encoding NAD-dependent epimerase/dehydratase family protein, translating to MLVTGAAGFIGSTLVDRLLATGREVLGVDSFTSYYARELKEQNLSEATGHKGFRLVEGDLLDLDLGPLLAETDAVVHLAAEPGVRSSWGENFPRYLRRNVEVTQRLLEALAQAGLKRLVFASSSSVYGSAGEGPVSEEAPKLPASPYGFTKLAAEELVHLYRRQSDLPVTMLRYFTVYGPRQRPEMALARFISAATSGERIEVFGTGEQVREMTYVGDVVEATVAALEAPVGTYNVGGGSRASVNELVDHVRRALGTEVSVRNLPPVAGDVRSTWADPTRSREVLGFEPQVGLEEGIGAQVEWTLRTRLAPGSARN from the coding sequence GTGCTTGTAACGGGAGCTGCGGGTTTTATCGGGTCCACGCTCGTGGACCGGCTTCTGGCCACCGGTCGGGAGGTACTCGGAGTAGACTCCTTTACAAGCTACTACGCCCGGGAACTGAAGGAGCAGAACCTCTCGGAAGCGACCGGACACAAAGGCTTCCGGCTCGTCGAGGGGGACCTCCTGGACCTCGACCTCGGGCCGCTTCTTGCCGAGACCGACGCGGTGGTCCACCTCGCCGCCGAGCCCGGCGTCCGGTCGAGCTGGGGGGAGAACTTCCCCCGCTACCTGCGGCGCAACGTCGAGGTTACGCAGCGGCTCCTTGAGGCGCTCGCGCAAGCAGGACTCAAGCGGCTCGTCTTCGCCTCCTCATCCTCCGTCTACGGCTCGGCCGGAGAGGGCCCGGTCTCCGAGGAGGCTCCGAAGCTGCCAGCCTCGCCGTACGGCTTCACGAAGCTCGCCGCCGAGGAGCTTGTCCATCTCTACCGCCGCCAGAGCGACCTCCCGGTTACGATGCTCCGGTACTTCACGGTCTACGGTCCCCGCCAGAGGCCCGAGATGGCGCTCGCGCGCTTTATCTCGGCCGCCACGAGCGGGGAGAGGATCGAGGTCTTCGGGACCGGAGAGCAGGTCCGGGAGATGACCTACGTCGGGGACGTCGTCGAGGCGACCGTCGCCGCGCTCGAAGCCCCCGTCGGGACGTACAACGTCGGCGGCGGCTCGCGCGCGAGCGTCAACGAGCTGGTGGACCACGTCCGGCGCGCGCTCGGCACAGAGGTTTCGGTCAGGAACCTGCCGCCCGTGGCCGGGGACGTTCGCTCGACGTGGGCCGACCCGACCCGCTCGCGGGAGGTCCTGGGCTTCGAGCCCCAGGTCGGGCTCGAGGAAGGAATCGGCGCGCAGGTCGAGTGGACCCTCCGGACGCGGCTCGCCCCGGGATCGGCCCGGAACTGA
- a CDS encoding esterase/lipase family protein, with translation MDREETGGGALEKNPPVVIVGGFLSWPKRYRPMAEAIRELSGLEVHITPLTPADWLGVLAFGKPGQLVFEIATAVDKALLGSESKTAILVGHSAGGVASRVYLGGDPPFGGRRYSGHRRVSDLITLGSPHLTRDRWPLSLLHRAQKLFPDALHETIAYRSVAGAALPGEGNRRASLAYRTIAGRKDLAGDGVVPVESALLPGSESVVLDDLVHDPHQKRGLKWYGSDLETVARWWPERLRRRSPERAASRTGGV, from the coding sequence ATGGACAGAGAAGAGACAGGCGGCGGAGCGCTTGAGAAGAACCCTCCGGTAGTTATCGTCGGGGGGTTTCTCTCGTGGCCGAAACGCTACCGCCCGATGGCCGAGGCGATAAGGGAGCTCTCGGGGCTGGAGGTGCACATAACCCCCCTGACCCCGGCGGACTGGCTCGGGGTGCTCGCCTTCGGGAAGCCCGGCCAGCTCGTCTTCGAGATCGCAACAGCCGTGGATAAGGCCCTTCTCGGGAGCGAGTCGAAGACGGCTATCCTTGTCGGGCACTCGGCGGGCGGGGTCGCGTCGAGGGTCTACCTCGGCGGGGACCCGCCGTTCGGGGGACGAAGGTACTCCGGGCACCGGCGGGTGTCGGACCTGATCACCCTCGGTTCCCCCCACCTCACCCGCGACCGCTGGCCTCTCTCCCTGCTGCACCGGGCGCAAAAGCTCTTTCCGGACGCTCTGCACGAAACCATCGCCTACCGCTCCGTCGCCGGAGCCGCGCTTCCGGGCGAGGGGAACCGCCGCGCCAGCCTCGCCTACAGAACGATAGCGGGCCGAAAGGACCTTGCAGGAGACGGCGTCGTACCCGTAGAGTCGGCCCTGCTCCCCGGCTCGGAGAGCGTCGTCCTCGACGACCTCGTCCACGACCCGCACCAGAAGCGGGGCCTCAAGTGGTACGGCTCCGACCTTGAAACCGTCGCCCGCTGGTGGCCCGAGAGGCTT
- a CDS encoding prepilin-type N-terminal cleavage/methylation domain-containing protein: protein MLLKLGEVFKGMQERNRDERGFTLIELLVVVIIIGILAAIAIPVFLNQRTQAQVSTVKSDVRNAVTVDTALRAEGGNGIAAGTYNSNSPIGTGNNTFTPSNGVTITVSSSAIVGTYATGGPTGNWTYNKTTGAYTGTGNFQ, encoded by the coding sequence ATGCTGCTCAAGTTAGGAGAAGTGTTCAAAGGGATGCAAGAGAGGAACCGCGACGAGCGAGGCTTCACGCTCATAGAGCTTCTCGTCGTCGTGATCATCATCGGCATCCTCGCCGCCATCGCGATTCCGGTGTTCTTGAACCAGCGTACACAGGCGCAGGTCTCCACAGTTAAAAGTGATGTTCGCAACGCTGTTACGGTAGATACCGCTCTTCGAGCCGAAGGCGGCAACGGTATCGCTGCCGGCACTTACAACTCAAACTCGCCAATTGGCACGGGCAACAATACCTTTACACCCTCGAACGGAGTTACTATCACAGTAAGCAGCAGTGCAATCGTTGGTACGTATGCAACCGGCGGTCCTACAGGCAACTGGACCTACAACAAAACTACTGGAGCGTATACAGGCACAGGCAACTTCCAATGA
- a CDS encoding ATP-dependent Clp protease adaptor ClpS, with protein MAATKRGPARESAPATQRKNRTEPPYNVLLHNDWSNSMTRVVLVLRRVVPGMTFARATGIMLEAHTRGKSVVKSCHRELAELYEERLEAEGLTASVERA; from the coding sequence ATGGCTGCAACGAAGCGCGGGCCGGCAAGAGAGAGCGCACCGGCCACGCAGAGGAAGAACAGGACCGAGCCGCCCTACAACGTGCTCCTCCACAACGACTGGAGCAACTCCATGACCCGCGTCGTGCTTGTGTTGCGGCGCGTGGTTCCCGGCATGACCTTCGCACGGGCGACCGGGATCATGCTGGAGGCCCACACCCGGGGCAAGTCCGTGGTGAAGAGCTGTCACAGAGAGCTTGCAGAGCTCTACGAGGAGCGCCTGGAGGCCGAGGGCCTCACCGCCTCGGTCGAGAGGGCCTGA